A stretch of the Cytobacillus luteolus genome encodes the following:
- a CDS encoding YheE family protein, translating into MISHFQWKPLFDNTQIPGWRFSFFFKGTGYHGIYHKDGQIEWSSELPTSEYEEQLKSQIHELMLFHVYE; encoded by the coding sequence ATGATTTCACATTTTCAATGGAAGCCTTTATTTGACAATACACAAATACCTGGTTGGCGCTTTTCCTTTTTCTTTAAAGGTACTGGGTATCATGGCATCTATCATAAAGATGGACAAATTGAGTGGAGTAGCGAACTCCCGACATCAGAATATGAAGAGCAGCTAAAATCTCAAATACATGAACTAATGCTTTTTCATGTATATGAATAA
- a CDS encoding YheC/YheD family protein: MRIKLYYDPYTRRWVQNESEDSIKWGHNFLEVTFSGSIHEKLLPFNLAVNGKVVGPIVGVLAGEGEHYELIGNPGTFLRLHHSLSSSGALCVVFTPSSLHETGLNGYIYFDRISKWVKAETPLPNIVYNRIPFRKMEKAESFQDVLAFLHKQSIPYFNPFFFSKWNTFRWLWNNPELRHHLPLTKSLTSIQALIEMLHIYKEVYIKPSEGSKGKGIFKIDSKSSGEILLLSKGNQHSFANLNDLWEAIRSHTASSPYIIQQAIQSDRINGKRYDLRLLVHSVATEKYQVSGIGVRMAGEQEITTHIPNGGTIYPYEQIKHRIDEEKIDLIVNEIGKQLTKETNSFIGEFSIDLGKSADNHYYIYEVNSKPMVFDERSIKNKGLENLTKLLIMRASTP, from the coding sequence ATGAGAATTAAACTTTATTATGACCCGTATACTCGTCGTTGGGTTCAAAATGAGTCAGAAGACTCAATTAAGTGGGGACATAACTTTTTAGAAGTAACGTTTTCAGGGAGCATACACGAGAAATTGCTCCCTTTTAACTTAGCGGTCAATGGAAAAGTTGTCGGTCCAATTGTTGGGGTCCTTGCTGGTGAAGGAGAGCATTATGAATTAATTGGTAATCCTGGTACTTTTTTAAGGCTTCACCATTCTTTATCAAGTAGCGGAGCGTTATGTGTTGTATTTACCCCTTCTTCCCTTCATGAAACTGGACTTAATGGATATATTTATTTTGATCGTATTAGTAAGTGGGTGAAAGCAGAAACCCCTTTACCCAATATAGTTTATAACCGAATTCCATTTAGAAAGATGGAAAAGGCTGAATCATTTCAAGATGTGCTTGCATTTTTACATAAGCAATCGATACCATACTTTAATCCCTTCTTTTTTTCTAAATGGAACACATTCCGTTGGCTTTGGAACAATCCGGAGCTCAGACATCATTTACCCTTAACTAAATCATTAACAAGCATTCAAGCACTTATTGAAATGCTTCATATTTATAAAGAGGTTTATATTAAACCATCTGAAGGTTCTAAAGGAAAAGGGATTTTCAAAATTGATTCTAAATCTTCTGGAGAAATCCTCCTTCTAAGTAAGGGTAATCAACATTCTTTTGCTAATCTAAACGATCTATGGGAAGCAATTCGTTCACATACTGCCAGTTCTCCTTATATCATTCAACAAGCGATTCAGTCTGACAGGATTAACGGAAAGCGATATGACTTACGCCTTTTAGTACATTCTGTTGCTACAGAAAAGTATCAAGTTAGTGGGATTGGAGTAAGAATGGCTGGAGAACAAGAAATCACAACCCATATCCCTAATGGGGGAACTATTTATCCTTATGAACAAATCAAACATAGGATAGATGAAGAAAAGATAGATTTGATCGTTAATGAAATTGGGAAGCAATTAACCAAAGAGACAAATTCCTTTATTGGTGAATTTTCTATTGATCTTGGAAAATCAGCGGATAATCATTACTATATTTATGAGGTAAACTCTAAGCCAATGGTTTTTGATGAAAGGTCCATAAAAAACAAAGGTCTTGAAAATCTGACCAAACTCCTTATAATGAGGGCAAGCACACCCTAG